From a region of the Daphnia pulicaria isolate SC F1-1A chromosome 1, SC_F0-13Bv2, whole genome shotgun sequence genome:
- the LOC124327700 gene encoding uncharacterized protein LOC124327700 isoform X2, whose amino-acid sequence MVGNGDNSFSVDTILVGKMSGKPNLKKKNTFDRRKNSHFAKKKLARDKGKADARRIKRNPLNLPFFFRCGDFKEEKNKKLAIKAVNKVSKMKGLFNKNPVEESETDLPPHNGNEIEQQHSSTPANDIMSKDSCASKVLLSCLASEPKLEPQSETDASLLTKRLLTALYRERFYSKRLDLFLKARSMTEAEDLPKLQKLLEDETPLYLSHNGKATCHLSDLQ is encoded by the exons ATGGTGGGAAACGGCGACAACTCGTTTTCTGTCGACACCATTCTGGTAGGCAAAATGTCAGGCAAAccaaacttaaaaaagaaaaacactttcgatagaagaaaaaatagccatttcgctaaaaaaaaacttgctcgTGATAAAGGAAAAGCAGATGCTAGACGGATAAAGCGAAATCCATTAAaccttccattttttttcagatgtggggattttaaagaagaaaagaataaaaaacttgCAATAAAAGCTGTCAATAAAGTTTCTAAAATGAAAG GATTGTTCAATAAAAACCCTGTTGAGGAAAGTGAAACAGACCTTCCGCCTCAcaatggaaatgaaatcgaacaacaacattcttctACACCTGCAAATGATATTATGTCCAAGGACAGCTGTGCCAGCAAAGTATTGTTGTCCTGTTTGGCAAGCGAACCAAAGCTTGAGCCTCAAAGTGAAACTGATGCTAGTTTGCTAACAAAACGATTACTTACG GCCCTGTACCGGGAGCGATTTTATTCAAAACGTCTCGATCTTTTTTTGAAAGCTAGGAGTATGACGGAAGCGGAAGATCTTCCGAAGTTACAAAAATTGCTCGAAGATGAAACCCCCCTATATTTAA GCCATAATGGAAAAGCGACATGTCATCTATCCGATCTCCAATAA
- the LOC124327700 gene encoding uncharacterized protein LOC124327700 isoform X1 has translation MVGNGDNSFSVDTILVGKMSGKPNLKKKNTFDRRKNSHFAKKKLARDKGKADARRIKRNPLNLPFFFRCGDFKEEKNKKLAIKAVNKVSKMKGNHILRPKLIQKHDLIFFNIGLFNKNPVEESETDLPPHNGNEIEQQHSSTPANDIMSKDSCASKVLLSCLASEPKLEPQSETDASLLTKRLLTALYRERFYSKRLDLFLKARSMTEAEDLPKLQKLLEDETPLYLSHNGKATCHLSDLQ, from the exons ATGGTGGGAAACGGCGACAACTCGTTTTCTGTCGACACCATTCTGGTAGGCAAAATGTCAGGCAAAccaaacttaaaaaagaaaaacactttcgatagaagaaaaaatagccatttcgctaaaaaaaaacttgctcgTGATAAAGGAAAAGCAGATGCTAGACGGATAAAGCGAAATCCATTAAaccttccattttttttcagatgtggggattttaaagaagaaaagaataaaaaacttgCAATAAAAGCTGTCAATAAAGTTTCTAAAATGAAAGGTAATCATATTTTGAGACCAAAGTTAATTCAAAAACATGATTTAATCTTTTTCAATATAGGATTGTTCAATAAAAACCCTGTTGAGGAAAGTGAAACAGACCTTCCGCCTCAcaatggaaatgaaatcgaacaacaacattcttctACACCTGCAAATGATATTATGTCCAAGGACAGCTGTGCCAGCAAAGTATTGTTGTCCTGTTTGGCAAGCGAACCAAAGCTTGAGCCTCAAAGTGAAACTGATGCTAGTTTGCTAACAAAACGATTACTTACG GCCCTGTACCGGGAGCGATTTTATTCAAAACGTCTCGATCTTTTTTTGAAAGCTAGGAGTATGACGGAAGCGGAAGATCTTCCGAAGTTACAAAAATTGCTCGAAGATGAAACCCCCCTATATTTAA GCCATAATGGAAAAGCGACATGTCATCTATCCGATCTCCAATAA